gggttataaaggaagcttgtatgtggttaccgaatgttgttcggagtcccggatgagatcccggacgtcacgaggagttccggaatggtccggaggtaaagatttatatataggaagttcctgtttcggccatcgggacaagtttcggggtcatcggtattgtaccgggaccaccggaagggtcccgggggcccaccgggtggggccacctgccccggggggccacatgggctgtagggggtgcgccttggcctacatgggccaagggcaccagcccctagaggcccatgcgccaagatataggaaaaaggggagagtcctaaaaggggaaggcacctccgaggtgccttggggaggatggactcctccccccctcttagccgcaccccttccttggaggaaggggcaaggctgcgcctcccccctctcccctgcccctatatatagtggaggggagggagggcatccatacctgagcccctggcgcctccctccctcccgtgacacctcctcctctcccgtaggtgcttggcgaagccctgcaggattgccacgctcctccatcaccaccacgccattgtgctgctgctggatggagtcttcctcaacctttccctctctccttgctggatcaaggcgtgggagacatcatcgagttgtacgtgtgttgaacgcggaggtgccgtccgttcggcactaggatcatcggtgatctgaatcacgacgagtacgactccatcaaccccgttcacttgaacgcttccgcttagcgatctacaagggtatgtagatgcactctcctttctactcgttgctggtctctccatagatagatcttggtgatacgtaggaaaatttttgaatttctgctacgttccccaacacgcttagcccgcggtcctcggcgagagaaggagggacctcggcgccctcaaacagcaccttccaggcgtccttgtgcgtcgtatcgaagagctcgctcagagtctggtgctaggccgggtcgaactcccacaagttaaaaccctgttgttgacacgggaggatccggctgatgagcatgacctggactatgttgacgagcttgagcttcttgctcgccatactttggatacatttctggagtccttccagctccaccgatgaaccccacgacaagcccttctctttccaggaagtgagccgtgtagggaatccggatcgaaactcgggggccgccacccatttggcgtcgcgcggctcggtgatgtagaaccatgccgattgccacccctttatggtctccacaaaggagcctttaatccatataacattgggcatcttgcccaccatggctccaccgcattccgcttgttgacctcccaccaccttcggcttgatattgagggtctttaaccacaggccaaagtggggccggatgcggaggaaagcctcacacacgacgatgaacgccgaaatgttgaggacggagttcggggccagatcatgaaagtccagcccatagtagaacatgagaccacggacaaatggatgtaggggaaaccccagtccgcggaggaagtggtggaggaaaactaccctctcgggaggttccggggtagggacgatctgccccacggcgggtagccgatgcgcgatattcgttgctaagtatccggctctgcgcagcttcttgatatgaccctccgtaacggaggaagccatccgtttgcctcccgctccgaacatgtttggagaaggttgagggaaaGGATGTGGACttcggtgttggagctcgagtgcgtgaaaatggatgagcaaaggaggaagaaggcatggatgaaaaggtgaatccttatccctttatatgggcggacaaaactaagcattcccactagcctggtaaaactcgcttatcccccaagcgccgtaatcgatggcgcggttgggttacccacacccgtattgatgagaatcccgtgataaggggacacgatctctgctttgacaagacgtgtcaaaaaaccgcctcgcgttatgtgcggggctagttgaaggaaatggttcgaataatcactgggccatgacataatgtcgtgttgccaaaacaagtcagcaaattagatatgtggaaatattattctctctgcggtggtatgtggaagttattttgcagggtcggacactatccttgtattcaaattcttctgtgatgtattcggaggaggatccgccttgcaatgccgaagacaatactgcacgccggactcatcgtcattgaaagcctagttgaggggctactgagggagtcctggattagggggtctccggacagccggactatatcctttggccggactgttagactatgaagatacaagattgaagactttgtctcatgtctggatgggactctacttggcgtggaaggtaagctaggcagtacggatatggatatctcctccttttgtaaccgaccttgtgtaaccctaaccctctccggtgtctatataaactggagggttttagtccgtaggacaacaactacaacatacaatcataccataggctagcttctagggtttagcctctctgatctcgtggtagatctactcttgtactacccatatcatcaatattaatcaagcaggacgtagggttttacctccatcgagagggcccaaacctgggtaaaacttcgtgtcccctgcctcctgttaccatccgccttagacgcacagttcgggaccccctacccgcgatccgccggttttgacactgacaacaagactatatgattttgtagggataactttttttagcgtggatattttgaaagacatgattgtttgttagtaTACCTTATTATTATTGTTCTTTATGTCAAACTATAGACAACTGTTATCAATCATTTGGAACTTAATATTCATTCCATAAAGAGAAATCACATGATGAACATGatagcagcattccacatcaaaaattctgtttttatcatttacatactcgaggacgagcgagaattgagcttggggatgcttgatacacctccaatgtatctataattttttttattgttccatgctattatagtatcaatcttggatgttttatatgcaattatatatcattttttgggactaacctattaacctagggcccagagccagttgctgttttttttgcttgtttttggctttccaggaaatcaatatcaaatagactccaaacggagaaaaaaaattgggttaattttttctggaccagaagagaccctagaatGTTCGGGAGAAGACCTGGcgagccacgagggagcgacaagctcaggAGGCGTGCCCCAGGGGGATGCCCCcatgcttgtgggcccctcgtggcacctcttgacctaatccTGCCTCTATAAATTTTCAAATATTCCCCGGACATCAGAGAGGCATCCAAAATACATTTACCGCCGCCACAAGTTTCTATTCTCACGAGATCCCATCAGGAGGCCttctccggtactctgccggagggggaatcgaccacggagggaatctacatcaaccttgttgcccttatgatgatgtgtgagtagtttaccacagacctacggatccatagttagtagctaaatggcttcttctctctttgatcttcaatacaatgttctcctgaatgttcttggagatctatttgatgtaatgactttctgcggtgtgtttgttcggatccgatgaattgtgagtttatgattagattatccatgaaaattatttgagtcttctgtgaactcttttatgcatgatagttatagctttgtatttctctttgatatattgatttggtttggccaaatagattgatttttcttgcaatgggagaggtgcattgtgatgggttcgatcttgcggtgctcaatcccagtgacagaaagggacataaCACGTATTTTTGTCGttcccattaaggataaaaagatgaagTTTATTCATACATGGGTTTActctgtctacatcatgtcatcttgcttaaggcgttactccgttctttatgaacttaatactctagatgcatgctggatagcgattgatgtgtggagtaatagtagtagatgcatggaggagtcagtctacttgtctcagacgtgatgcctttatacatgatcattgccttggatgtcATCATGATTATTTCTTTTCTATCAATTAACCAGCACTAATTTGTTTagccaccatatgctattttcaagagagaagcctctagtgaaaattatggcccccggatctactttttatcatatattaaaatcaaaaaatatcttgctgcagtttttctttgtttattttattttgtgttttagttatctatctatcactgcgagatttgatccttgcaattaaccgttgagggattgacaaccccttatccgcgttgggtgcaagtattttttattttgtgtgtaggtactgctaacgaggtATTGCgtagttctcctactggattgataaccttggttcttaactaagggaattacttatctctactgtaccacatcatcctctcctctttgaggaaatcccaacgcagctcacaagtagcacaaatcatataatcaTTTCATGCTTCTTCCATTGGTGTACATTCTGGTATGATAGCTAATTAACAAAGATTAAAGTTGGTCTTTTACTGACCTGGAATAAAGAAGCAAGTGCAGAACTTTCTTACTGAATGTGCAATTTGATAGAGAGGAAAAGTTCAACATTGTCAATACCCAGGTCTACTATGAACAAATTCCTCCTCCTAAACAAGCTTGGTCTAAGATCACAAAGGATGTTATTGAAGGATTGCCTAGAGGATCATGTAAAGATGTCATATTGGTCACCGTGGATAGATACATAAAATATGTTAATTTTGTGGTCCTACCCACCCCTACTCCATTCACACTGTTGCACAAGCATTCATTAAGGGTGTCTTCAAGTGACATCCCCCAACAAGCATCATCACTGATAGAGGTAGAATATTTACAAAATCAAAAGTAATATGTGGCAAGGAGTGCTCAGTGCTCATAGCCATGAACGTGCAACTCAAGCCCAGTACAAATtaccacccacagacagatgggcaACCAGAGAGGGTGAATCAAATGTTTGGAATTTACCTGAAGGGTATGTCTTCCCAAGAATTCCATAAATGGGCTGGCTAACAATCATTTGCAGAGTGTTTGTACAACACTTCCTGTCATACTTCTGCCTAAGGTATCCCCCTTTCAAACCCTATATGGATATGCCCCCGACCAGTGAAGTAGTAGTGCCTAGGCCTACATATTATGATGCTAAAAACTTCTTCCAAGACAACCAACAAACTCCGAATAAACTGGAGCACGGTTTGAAGCAAGCTTAAGAGAGAATGAAAAAAATATCCTGACAAAAATATCCTGTTTTTTAAGCAAGATATTAAGATTCACCCGGTTTCCCATGTAGGTCGGCTCAGAAGACATCAAGGTTCACATGTTCTTCATAACCAACAACTGCCACTCATTGGAATCGATGAAAAAAAATAGAACTGAACCAATACAGATGATGAAAACAAGATCTCTACAAAGAAACAAAGTGTAGGTCATAGAATAGCTGATACAATGGCCTAACTTAGCTCTAGATGAAACTTCTTGGGAAGATGCCAACTTCATTAAAaagatatttttggatttttcTAAATGGACCATCAAAGATTGGTTCCTTGATTGAACTACTCGGGGGCAAGTGTTGGCTTAGGGGAGGTCATTGTCAGATTtcgaaactgaatatgatctttaTGGGCAGGGGGGTTATCCTGTTAAGCCAGATAAGATTCGAGGGCTCTTTATGAAGATTGAACGACCGAGATACATCCATGAGATCCTATGGCTATCGTTCATCATCTGGTAAAGGTTCGCTGCGTTTCACTTCAGGCTAATCATGTTTACTTTTAGTTAACTATAACTCCCCATCTGAGAGTTGTAAGCCACATAAGTTGAAGGTGTGAAATGAGAACATATCGAGAAATATTCCAAAACCTTAGTGTTTACTTTACTTGTTATTACGATTCCGTGGCCATGATAGCAAAAAATTCCAATTAATTAAGAGCACTCGACATCCGGAGTTGTTTTATGTGGTAAATCCCCCTCAGACTTGACAATAGGTTATATATAATTAACACAAGAAATGTACTTTCTAAGCAAATATGGACAAGATCAGTATACTTCTAAGTTTCTCCATATTTGCAATATCTAACTGGTTGTATTCGTATGATTCCATACTTGTTTCTTTTTCTAGCTCCCCCCTCCCGAGATTTCTTCCAAGCCCCGCCACTGCCGGCTCGAAGGTACCAGCTTTAAGAGCCCACCCGTGTGAAGCAAACTAGAGTAAGGCAATTTCGTGAACTAAGGTCGTGAGTTTCAGTCCCACTGTTACGGTTTCTCACCAGGTTCAGAGGTACCAACCAACCTGCAAATGCGAAATTTTCGAGAATAGAGATATTTTCACGAGAGCACTCGAGATTGATTACAAATTTGACAATAAACCGCCCTTAGATTTAAGTGTAATGATCTTGTTTAATTTAATGTAGTAGCTGCATTTTTGGACTGAATGTAGAAATTGGCCCACTAAAAACCTATGAAAATTTTACTATTAGTGCCTATGTTGGCTTTTCTCAGTTTTTAGTGGTCATCGTTGATGCAGTCCAATCATAGAGGGATCAAACCATGAAATGTTTGATAAAGCACTATGCACATAATCTTGACGTTAATCAACAAAAACCCAATAGATAGACACACTTTCTACGCGGCTTTCGTACTACTATTAAACGCGATAGATAGTACCATTGTTTTGTAGATGGTTGATGCGTGCCACATTTTTGTGCCATCGTATTAAAAACGCCAATGGTTTTAAATGAGTATAGACAATATAAATATCGTTCATTGTTGGAGCACCAACCAACCACTATTTTGCAAATCTTGGAGTAGCATAATTATTTGTCAAAAGTGGAAGCTGCCTGTATTTTGCGCCGGTATACAGGAAATCGTCATCAGTTTAAAGTGAATGGACGATATACATGCTGCTCCACCATAGTCACACCTTTTTTAGTGCATGCATACACACAAGTGTGTACTCCTCCAAGATTTGTATGAATGCAGCATATCTTTGTACACATGGGTACGATACGATACAACATATTTACCCGCAACAGAAAAAAAAAGATACATCATATTTACAGTTGTAGGCCCGCGTGTCCACAGcacgaaaatgaaaaaaaaaaggagagaagaaaaGATATGCAGGGAGCGTCAGCATATCCGGCGCGGATCGAAGGAATTCAAAGGGCGCCCAAATCCAATTCGAACCTTTCCGCACTCGCGTTTCAAAAATGACGCCATTTATGATTTTCGCTCGGACCGGAGGGAAGGCATCGCGGCTGGCCCACCACGTGTCCCCCGGCGGCCACTAATCGCTCACCCACTTTACCTTAACCCACCCACAGGCCCCGAAGAGAAGAACGGAACCACCCCGTCGTCTCGTCGCCCACGCAGCACGACAATCACGACGACGCGGGGCGGTGGAAAACACAGAGACGACGAGACCGCTGCGCTGTTACCGGTAGCGTCACCCTTCTTTTCCGCCTCCGTTTCTTCCTTTTTTATAAAGAAGATTTTTATAAAGAGGATGAGTTCGAAGGCCAGGGTCTACACACACAGTAGAAAAAAATGAGTAGGCGAGTCGACCGATACCGAGAAGATAGTAGCGAGGTGGCGACATAAAAATAAAGATAGAAACGGTTCGGGGGGAGCACCAAAGGCCAAAGAAAAGGAGCGGACGAGACGAAAATTTTGGAGTGCgggaggagggaagccggaggtgGAGTGAAATGCGAGAAAGGGGAGGGGCGTGAGGCGACACTGCTCGCATTTGTTGTGCCCACGGACTTTGGCAGCCATTCAATGCTCCACCAAACGCTCACCCCTTCTTCCCTTGCCTTCTCCGCCTCCGCTTCCCCCGACCCTCTCCCCTTCGCCTCAaacgccagccccgccgccgccgccgccgccgccgcgaccacCCTTCGCCCCTCGGCCATGCCGTCCTACGCGCACCACCACAGCTCTCTGGTAAGGAGGGAGGGGGATTACGGGggcgagagagatagagatagagatagatagagagagaatcTTTTGttgatttttcttttttgttgtAAGTTTTTTTCGGAGTGGAAGGAAGGAAACGAGCGTTCTTTCTCTTTCTCTCAACTTGTGGTTCTTGGTTTCGGGAATTTATGATTTTCCTCTGTATGTTGGGGCGTGAAGGACGAGAGGATGGACGCCCTCAAGGGCAGTAGCCGCCAGGAGGAGACGCCcgacgaggccgccgccgccgccgaggcgccGGCTGCCTGGGGCTTCGCCGAGCGGGACGGCTTCTCCGTCGAGGACCTGCTGGACCTTGAGGAGTTTTGCGAGCCGGATAAGGACGGCGCCGACGAGCCCGAGGAGGCTCCGGCCGCCGACGTGAAGGAGGAGAAGTTGAACGACGGGCCCAACCAGCCCGTCGTGTCGTATGAGCTCGcccctccggcgccgcccgcgccggagATTGTTGACCTGCCGGTGAGGTTTCAAGGCAACTTTGACCGCTTCTCGCGGCTTTTTCCAGGCTTTTGTCGTACGTGGTGAAATTAATTATTTCTTCCTGCCTTGCTGTGTGTTTCCGCAGGCGCATGACGTCGAGGAGGAGCTCGAGTGGGTGTCCCGTATCATGGACGACTCGCTCTCCGAGCTGCCCCCGCAGCCGGCGCCGCCCGCGTCGATGATGGCCTCGTTGGCGCCACGCCCGCCGCAGCACCGGCTACCCCAGCGACACCCGCTACCGCAGCGGCACCCGCAGGATGGAGCGTACCGCGCTCTGCCGTCCATGTCCGACCCTATGCGGACTCCGACCATATGCGCGCTGTCCACGGAGGCGCTGGTTCCGGTCAAGGCGAAGCGCAGCAAGCGCTCTCGGGCGTCGGGGTGGTCGCTCTCGGGCCCCGCGCCGGACTCCACCTCGTCctcgtcgaccaccaccacctcctcctgctcctcgtcgGCGTCCTTCTCGCCCTACTTCCTGCTGGACACGCCGCACTTCGGCGCCTCGGAGCTCATGGAGGAGTACAACATCCTGCCGCCGCCGGCCAAGAAGTCCAAGCACGGCAAGAGCAGCAAGCAGAAGGCCAAGAAGCGCGGGCGCAAGCCCAAGAACCTCCCCGCCCACCCGTCCAGCGCCACGGAGGCCACCCAGAGCGACCGGCGCTGCAGCCACTGCGGCGTGCAGAAGACCCCGCAGTGGCGCGCGGGGCCGGAGGGCGCCAAGACGCTGTGCAACGCGTGCGGCGTGCGCTACAAGTCCGGCCGGCTGCTCCCCGAGTACCGTCCGGCGTGCAGCCCGACGTACGTGAGCAGCGTCCACTCCAACTCCCACCGCAAGGTGCTCGAGATGAGGCGCAAGAAGGAGGACGGCCCGCTCACAGTCACCGCCACCGCGCCCGCCGTGGCGTCGTTCTAGCTCGCTCGCTCGCTGGCTGGCTGGCCACTCCGTCCGCGGTGGCTGTACATTTTCCCGCCCGTATCAGTCTTTGTACTACCGTACTCGAACCCTTTTTCTTCCATTTCTCTGCtagtatcatcatcatcatcatccgagTAGTACCGTTTGGAGATTAATTAGAGTCCAGCAGGTTTAGGTCATGTTAGGTTTTAGGAATTCGGCCCCTCCAACTCCATCACCTTCATTAGCTTGTTAGGGTACTAAGTACTGCTACAGCAGCAGCAGTGCAGCACTAGCGCAGAACTTTATTTCCAGCTTTGTCCCAAGGAGTTTTTCTATGAGCTAGCGTGTGTTTGCTAGGGTAGTGTAAATCAATGGCGGTGCTTAGCTTTTACCATCATCAGGGTTGAAGAAACCAAGAACCTTTCCCTTTGGGGTGAAGGAAAAGAGGAGAGACGAGAAGAGAGCAACGCACCGGCGAACCAAGCGGGAGCCCGATGCGTGCACCCTTGGATACATCACATGGTGTTGTCACATGTAACAGCATGATGCATGCTTAGTTTTAGGAGCAGAGCAGACAGTTGAGGGCTTGGGACAGCGAGAGGTAGAAGTAGATGGATGCTGCAAGCAACCATGCTCCGCTGTCTGTTTCGTGTAGATGGAGTATTGTTCATGGATGGCCCTGCTAATTTTCTCTCTCAGTCCAATGAATCATGCAGCGGTGTGGCCCTTCGCGGTGTAGTCGTGGCaattttgacaattttgacctatggacgaaatcaattcacggaatgaactggccgtgaaactatttcacagctttaacctttttgtgtagcgcccgccaggACGGCGCCACActctacggtgcagcgcctagcccggGGGCGTTGCACaccagtccaccgtggcagcccctgggcccgcaaccagcagtgcaacgcctccgagctaggcgccacacttgtaAAGTGCAACGCCTCCGAGGTAGGCGTCACACTTCTTAAGTGCAGCGCCTATctcttaggcgctgcactgtgacttatccagaGTGTGGTCCCTCACCCCCACACCACACACTCTCCCACTCTCCTCCCCCGAGCTTTgccccctttccccctctctccccctctcaaatcctctcccaaatcttgcaaatttgaagattttgtccgtggatttcgaagtcaaaccctccctcaaggtaatattctccattccccttgttttgatccaagtaaagttccccattgctcatttgttgcttgtttggggaaaccctagttttgtttggatctagagatatGCATGGaaatgtgagatgtttgtttgccaatttctatggttaggctttgttagtatgctagggttattcttatgggtgttcttatattggtgctagggttaggtttagggctagggttatggttatggttatggttatggttatggttagggttgttgtttgataTATAAATTAGGGTTTCTATTCCGTGTTAATCCTTgtattagtactcatggaagcaatgttatcTTGTGTTATtggaatgcttatagggatggaaagaacatgtgtgtttgttcatcatggggacaaggACGCATTTTTGAAAGGCAATGTAGAACCGGATCCGGATGAGGTTGACAttgtgtttgatagtagtcctagctatgcggagctcttgcaacaagttagggAAGATTTGAATTGGACGGACCCTAGTGATATCAtagagttggagggaaggcataatgttggttttggaatgcacatccgttggaagacaatgcgtgtcaactcggagcaacgttgggttgcatacaaggagacggtggccgaatcactagacaaggctcttgagttatttgcaacaaagaaggttgattcaagtttgcatttggacttgaaccggaacccctcccctttggttgctagtagccccacACCTTTGAAGctagatgaaattgttgaacctcttttgacccaagaagtgaggccaacattgagcccgtttacaaacaaccaagatgaagATTTGCAAGAGGACAAtaatgagtatgcggacgatgacaatgaagttgatctccatgacaacaatgtgggtgatctcgacaaatatcacttgcaagagacaatggacccttccatccctttttcccgtgcatatgcatcggactcggatgacgatggtccggatgaacaagttgatgcggaggggttcacggtgaaggaagccgaagctttcgagaaggtatttggtcgggatcatcggactacattgttcaaggatgttagtctcgcggatgaagccgtggtagatggtggccaatgtgtacctcttggggttaggccaatCTCTTATCGTGATTTGGGAGATGACGAGAACCGCattgctaaaggttctaagttcgacaccttcttggaattgaagatgtggctcgacaactactcggttacgcattatcgtccacataagGTGGTGCATTCGGACGTCAaagtgcgctacacggttgcatgtgcatgtgaagatgaaatatgtccatggattgtgtgtttaagatgttgtatggtacttgggaggaagcatacaaccgaatccctaggttgttgttagccatggccgcgacaaacccgggcatggttcatgtggtcgagcctcatgggcaccaaacaacggttcatgaaggaaggaaagtcagagtatttggccgtgctttttgggcgttcgagcaatgtgtgagggcttttgaacattgtaggccggtcatcgcaattgatggcacgttcttgaccggacaatacaagggcaccttgttggttgcgatagcaagtgatgccaataaccgggtgctgccattggcatttgctttggttgaggtggaaaacaatgacaactgggagtggtttctgcatcttttgaggacgaaggtgttacccgctcaaagggaaatgtgtgtcatatcggatcggcatcaaggaattcttaacgcggtggagattgacattcccgggcatgctccgttgcaccatcgatggtgcatgaggcacttttgttcgaacttctatagggcatgtggccttaaggagttggccgatgatcttcaagattgttgtcttgcTTTCTCCGAGAAGCGCTTcgccactttgtacaacaaattgctcgcacacaaaaaacttgatgccgggggtcaagactttctcaatacgcacattca
The window above is part of the Triticum aestivum cultivar Chinese Spring chromosome 2A, IWGSC CS RefSeq v2.1, whole genome shotgun sequence genome. Proteins encoded here:
- the LOC123189936 gene encoding GATA transcription factor 5 gives rise to the protein MLHQTLTPSSLAFSASASPDPLPFASNASPAAAAAAAATTLRPSAMPSYAHHHSSLDERMDALKGSSRQEETPDEAAAAAEAPAAWGFAERDGFSVEDLLDLEEFCEPDKDGADEPEEAPAADVKEEKLNDGPNQPVVSYELAPPAPPAPEIVDLPAHDVEEELEWVSRIMDDSLSELPPQPAPPASMMASLAPRPPQHRLPQRHPLPQRHPQDGAYRALPSMSDPMRTPTICALSTEALVPVKAKRSKRSRASGWSLSGPAPDSTSSSSTTTTSSCSSSASFSPYFLLDTPHFGASELMEEYNILPPPAKKSKHGKSSKQKAKKRGRKPKNLPAHPSSATEATQSDRRCSHCGVQKTPQWRAGPEGAKTLCNACGVRYKSGRLLPEYRPACSPTYVSSVHSNSHRKVLEMRRKKEDGPLTVTATAPAVASF